In a genomic window of Hyphomonas sp.:
- a CDS encoding NAD(P)H-dependent glycerol-3-phosphate dehydrogenase, with protein MTKHFKTFGVIGGGAWGTAIAQMLTRADQDVLIWCRETEVAEAINSRHENTVFLPDVPLNPALKATSDLADLHLMDALFAVAPAQHTRATLRALKTHIRPGTPVVLCSKGIELATGEFMTQVLADELPEAIPAVMSGPSFAIDVAKGLPTAVTFAIADETLGTELITAVATPNFRPYLAHDLLGAEIGGAVKNVLAIACGIALGKGLGRSAHAALIARGSAEMTRLALALGAERETLAGLSGLGDLVLTCSSETSRNMSCGLALGRGESLEAILGARNAVTEGVATAPVLRKLAARHGVDMPICDAVADVIEGAISVDEAIQRLLMRPNKVETV; from the coding sequence ATGACGAAACACTTCAAGACATTCGGCGTCATCGGCGGCGGCGCATGGGGCACGGCAATTGCCCAGATGCTGACCCGCGCCGATCAGGACGTGCTGATCTGGTGCCGCGAAACCGAGGTCGCCGAAGCGATCAATTCGCGGCATGAAAATACGGTATTCCTGCCGGACGTGCCGCTGAACCCGGCCCTCAAGGCCACATCCGACCTCGCCGACCTGCATCTGATGGATGCCTTGTTTGCCGTGGCCCCGGCCCAGCATACACGTGCCACACTGCGGGCGTTGAAGACGCATATCCGCCCCGGCACGCCGGTCGTGCTGTGCTCGAAGGGGATCGAGCTGGCGACCGGCGAATTCATGACCCAGGTCCTTGCCGATGAATTGCCGGAGGCCATCCCGGCTGTCATGTCCGGTCCCAGCTTCGCCATCGATGTTGCCAAGGGCCTGCCGACGGCCGTCACGTTTGCCATCGCGGATGAAACGCTCGGCACCGAACTGATCACGGCCGTCGCAACCCCGAATTTCCGGCCCTATCTCGCCCACGACCTGCTGGGCGCAGAGATTGGCGGCGCGGTGAAGAACGTACTCGCCATCGCGTGTGGCATCGCACTTGGCAAGGGGCTTGGCCGGTCGGCCCATGCGGCCCTGATTGCGCGGGGCAGCGCCGAGATGACACGACTGGCCCTGGCCCTCGGCGCCGAACGGGAAACGCTGGCCGGCCTGTCCGGTCTGGGCGATCTTGTGCTCACCTGCTCGTCGGAAACCAGCCGCAACATGAGTTGCGGCCTCGCGCTGGGCCGGGGGGAGTCCCTGGAAGCCATTCTGGGTGCACGCAATGCCGTCACCGAAGGCGTGGCCACCGCGCCGGTCTTGCGCAAGCTGGCTGCCCGGCATGGCGTGGATATGCCGATCTGTGATGCTGTCGCGGATGTGATCGAAGGGGCGATCAGTGTGGATGAGGCGATCCAGCGCCTCCTGATGCGCCCCAACAAGGTCGAGACGGTCTAG
- a CDS encoding acetyl-CoA acetyltransferase, protein MAKGDLPVLVGVGQSLSQWDGTSGPDGAPSPLSLMVDASRAAISDSGAEGLSTSIDTIAVVRIFEDSVGGAPHPHGHNTNLPGTLARDIGAAPAKLIYETVGGQSPQALVNEMAARIHAGEADCVLISGSEANRASKGARRHGVEIDWADSAEADYEDRGMGPMMLSREEIKHGIIAPAYFYALFENAIAAREGRSRSDHRKAMAELFQPFTAVAASNPYSQFPQEHSIDFLSTPSKANYEYADPFLKWFIAQDAVNQGAAAILMSSSKADALGIAEDKRIYIHGAGEAADDLISLRPRLDGSWAMKTAIARALDQAGKSSADLQHFDLYSCFPCAVFSSTAELGIDWKTDPRPLTLTGGLPFFGGPGNNYSLHGIAEMVSKLRANPADFGLVLANGGWMTKEAVGVYSAQKPADFVPAEPYATPTKQVTLCKEDCDGTLETFTVTHGKAGPEKGIAFIRLADGRRALAVASPEAMTVLREDASPVGRKVSVTVNAEKERGTFNFI, encoded by the coding sequence ATGGCAAAAGGCGATCTGCCGGTTCTGGTTGGCGTAGGCCAAAGTCTCAGCCAGTGGGATGGAACAAGCGGACCGGACGGGGCGCCTTCGCCGCTGTCTCTCATGGTGGATGCCTCACGCGCGGCCATTTCGGATTCCGGCGCCGAAGGACTGAGCACCAGCATCGACACGATTGCCGTCGTCCGCATCTTCGAGGATTCCGTTGGCGGAGCCCCGCATCCGCACGGGCACAATACCAATTTGCCCGGCACGCTCGCCCGGGACATCGGCGCAGCGCCGGCGAAGCTGATCTATGAAACCGTGGGCGGACAAAGTCCGCAGGCTCTGGTCAACGAAATGGCTGCCCGCATCCATGCCGGCGAGGCCGACTGTGTGCTGATCTCGGGATCCGAAGCCAATCGCGCGTCCAAGGGGGCCCGCCGCCATGGCGTCGAGATCGACTGGGCCGACAGCGCCGAGGCCGATTATGAAGATCGCGGCATGGGGCCGATGATGCTGTCCCGCGAGGAGATCAAGCACGGCATCATTGCGCCTGCCTATTTCTACGCCCTGTTCGAAAACGCCATCGCTGCGCGCGAAGGCCGCTCCCGCAGCGACCATCGCAAGGCCATGGCTGAACTGTTCCAGCCCTTCACCGCCGTGGCGGCATCGAATCCCTACTCGCAATTCCCGCAGGAACATTCGATCGACTTCCTGTCGACGCCATCAAAGGCGAATTACGAATATGCCGATCCGTTCCTGAAATGGTTCATCGCACAGGACGCCGTGAACCAGGGGGCAGCCGCCATCCTGATGAGCAGTTCAAAGGCCGACGCGCTGGGCATTGCGGAAGACAAGCGCATCTACATCCATGGCGCCGGCGAAGCCGCTGACGACCTGATTTCCCTGCGCCCGCGCCTCGACGGGTCTTGGGCCATGAAAACCGCCATTGCGCGCGCGCTGGACCAGGCTGGCAAGTCTTCAGCAGACCTGCAGCATTTCGACCTCTACTCCTGCTTCCCGTGCGCGGTCTTCTCTTCGACGGCAGAGCTCGGGATCGACTGGAAAACAGACCCGCGTCCGCTGACCCTGACGGGCGGCCTGCCCTTCTTTGGCGGCCCTGGCAATAATTACTCCTTGCACGGCATTGCTGAAATGGTGAGCAAACTGCGTGCGAACCCGGCCGATTTCGGCCTCGTCCTGGCCAATGGCGGCTGGATGACGAAGGAAGCAGTCGGCGTGTACTCCGCGCAGAAGCCCGCCGACTTCGTCCCGGCAGAGCCCTATGCCACGCCAACCAAACAGGTCACCCTTTGCAAGGAGGATTGCGACGGCACGCTTGAGACCTTCACGGTAACGCATGGCAAGGCAGGCCCCGAAAAAGGCATCGCCTTTATCCGTCTGGCCGATGGTCGCCGGGCACTGGCCGTTGCCAGCCCGGAAGCGATGACCGTGCTTCGCGAGGATGCCAGCCCTGTGGGCCGCAAGGTATCCGTCACCGTGAATGCGGAAAAGGAACGGGGCACGTTCAATTTCATCTGA
- the cysN gene encoding sulfate adenylyltransferase subunit CysN: MRLNDDLIESDIAAYLEKHEHKSLLRFITCGSVDDGKSTLIGRLLYDSKMIFEDQLASLESDSKKVGTQGENIDFALLVDGLTAEREQGITIDVAYRFFATDKRKFIVADTPGHEQYTRNMATGASTADVAILMVDARKGILTQTRRHSFITTLLGIRKLVLAVNKMDLVDYNQTVFDDIVDDFYAFADELATDLEIQPIPMSALAGVNITDRSNETDWYEGPSLMEYLETVPVGDRRLNASFRMPVQWVNRPNLDFRGFSGQIAAGTIKPGDRVKSMPSGKQSTIERIVTATGDLDEAIAGQSVTLTLNDEIDCSRGDVIVSAEDPAEVSDQFQVRILWMNDTPLLPGRRYLLKMGAKTVTATVNAPKYGIDVNTLNDVPAKTLELNQIGVTTLSLDQAIPFDPYDVNREMGGFILIDRMTNDTVGLGLIDFALRRASNIHWQAMDIDRAALAEQKGQKPAVLWFTGLSGSGKSTIANALQRLLFAQGKHTFTLDGDNVRHGLNRDLGFTDADRVENIRRVANVARLMTDAGLITLVSFISPFRSERQMARNLMADGEFIEVHVDTPLSVAEERDVKGLYKKARAGEIKNFTGIDSPYEPPKDPEIRIDTVDKSPEEAAEIILDFMREKGLLNGS; this comes from the coding sequence ATGCGCCTCAATGACGACCTGATTGAATCGGATATCGCCGCCTATCTTGAAAAGCACGAGCACAAGTCCCTGCTCCGCTTCATCACATGTGGCTCGGTGGATGATGGCAAGTCGACGCTGATCGGCCGCCTCCTCTACGATTCGAAAATGATCTTCGAAGACCAGCTGGCATCGCTCGAAAGCGATTCCAAAAAGGTCGGCACGCAAGGTGAGAACATCGATTTCGCCCTGCTCGTGGACGGCCTGACGGCCGAACGCGAACAAGGCATCACGATTGATGTCGCCTACCGCTTCTTCGCCACCGACAAGCGCAAATTCATTGTCGCGGACACGCCGGGCCATGAACAGTATACGCGCAATATGGCCACCGGCGCCTCGACCGCCGATGTCGCCATCCTGATGGTCGATGCGCGCAAGGGCATTCTCACCCAGACGCGCCGCCATAGCTTCATCACCACGCTTCTTGGCATCCGCAAGCTGGTGCTGGCCGTGAACAAGATGGATCTGGTCGACTACAACCAGACCGTATTCGACGATATCGTCGACGATTTCTACGCCTTCGCCGACGAACTGGCGACGGATCTGGAAATTCAGCCCATTCCCATGTCGGCTCTGGCCGGCGTGAACATTACCGACCGGTCGAACGAGACCGATTGGTATGAAGGCCCCAGCCTGATGGAATATCTGGAAACCGTTCCGGTCGGCGACCGCCGCCTGAACGCGTCGTTCCGGATGCCGGTTCAGTGGGTCAACCGTCCCAATCTCGATTTCCGCGGTTTTTCAGGCCAGATCGCCGCCGGCACGATCAAGCCGGGCGACCGGGTGAAGTCCATGCCCTCGGGCAAGCAATCCACCATTGAGCGGATTGTCACTGCGACCGGCGATCTCGACGAGGCCATTGCCGGCCAGTCCGTGACCCTGACCCTGAATGACGAAATCGACTGTTCCCGCGGAGACGTCATCGTTTCGGCCGAGGATCCCGCCGAAGTCTCCGACCAGTTCCAGGTTCGCATTCTCTGGATGAACGACACGCCGCTTCTGCCGGGACGCCGCTATCTGCTGAAGATGGGCGCAAAGACGGTTACGGCGACGGTCAACGCCCCGAAATACGGCATTGATGTCAATACGTTGAACGATGTTCCTGCGAAGACGCTGGAGCTCAACCAGATTGGCGTAACGACCCTGTCGCTTGACCAGGCCATTCCATTCGATCCGTATGATGTCAATCGGGAGATGGGGGGCTTCATCCTGATCGACCGGATGACCAACGACACGGTTGGTCTGGGCCTGATCGACTTTGCCCTGCGCCGTGCCTCGAACATTCACTGGCAGGCCATGGATATCGACCGTGCCGCGCTGGCTGAACAGAAAGGCCAGAAGCCGGCTGTGCTGTGGTTCACTGGCCTGTCCGGTTCCGGCAAGTCGACCATTGCCAACGCCCTGCAGCGCCTTCTGTTTGCACAGGGCAAGCACACATTCACGCTGGACGGCGACAATGTGCGTCATGGTCTCAATCGCGATCTTGGCTTCACCGATGCCGACCGGGTCGAGAATATCCGCCGGGTGGCCAATGTCGCCCGCCTGATGACCGATGCCGGTCTGATCACGCTGGTCTCCTTCATCTCGCCCTTCCGCTCCGAGCGCCAGATGGCCCGCAACCTGATGGCAGACGGAGAGTTCATCGAAGTGCACGTGGACACGCCGCTCAGCGTTGCCGAGGAGCGGGATGTGAAAGGCCTCTACAAGAAGGCCCGGGCCGGTGAGATCAAGAATTTCACAGGCATCGACAGCCCGTACGAGCCGCCGAAGGACCCGGAAATCCGGATCGACACGGTCGACAAGTCGCCGGAGGAAGCTGCGGAAATCATCCTCGATTTCATGCGCGAGAAGGGCTTGCTCAACGGCAGCTAG
- the cysD gene encoding sulfate adenylyltransferase subunit CysD: MKTLTHLDRLEAESLHIIREVAAECENPVMLYSVGKDSAVMLHLAMKAFYPSRPPFPLMHVDTTWKFREMIEFRDRKAKELGFDLLVHINEDGVREGVGPFSHGSAVHTDVMKTQALKQALDKYRFDAAFGGARRDEEKSRAKERIFSFRSAEHRWDPKRQRPEPWNVYNTRINQGESVRVFPLSNWTELDIWQYIRRENIEIVPLYFAAPRPVVNWNGVDIMVDDDRMPEDLAATAVTKSVRFRTLGCYPLTGAVESTADTLEDIIQEMLLTTTSERQGRVIDADQSGSMEKKKQEGYF, encoded by the coding sequence TTGAAGACCCTTACCCACCTCGACAGGCTGGAGGCTGAAAGCCTGCACATCATCCGCGAAGTTGCCGCGGAGTGTGAAAACCCGGTCATGCTGTATTCCGTCGGCAAGGATTCCGCCGTGATGCTTCATCTGGCAATGAAGGCGTTCTATCCATCGCGCCCGCCCTTCCCGCTGATGCATGTCGATACGACCTGGAAATTCCGCGAAATGATCGAGTTCCGCGACCGCAAGGCGAAGGAACTCGGGTTTGACCTTCTGGTCCACATCAATGAGGACGGCGTGCGCGAGGGCGTCGGACCGTTCAGCCATGGCTCTGCCGTTCACACGGATGTCATGAAGACCCAGGCCCTGAAACAGGCCCTCGACAAGTACAGGTTCGACGCAGCCTTCGGCGGCGCGCGCCGGGACGAGGAAAAATCCCGCGCCAAGGAGCGTATCTTCTCGTTCCGCTCGGCCGAGCATCGCTGGGATCCGAAGCGCCAGCGCCCGGAACCGTGGAACGTCTACAATACGCGCATCAATCAGGGCGAAAGCGTTCGCGTCTTCCCGCTGTCGAACTGGACCGAACTCGACATCTGGCAGTATATCCGCCGCGAAAACATCGAAATCGTTCCGCTCTATTTCGCCGCGCCGCGCCCGGTCGTGAACTGGAACGGCGTGGACATCATGGTGGACGACGACCGGATGCCCGAAGACCTGGCCGCAACAGCTGTCACCAAATCCGTGCGGTTCCGCACGCTGGGCTGCTATCCGCTGACTGGCGCGGTCGAGAGCACGGCCGACACGCTCGAAGACATCATCCAGGAAATGCTCCTGACCACGACATCCGAACGCCAGGGTCGCGTGATTGACGCTGACCAGTCCGGATCCATGGAAAAGAAAAAACAGGAAGGCTATTTCTGA
- the glmS gene encoding glutamine--fructose-6-phosphate transaminase (isomerizing) has translation MCGIVAITGTDTVSGRLVDGLKRLEYRGYDSAGVAVLAGNAIERRRASGKIVNLEALMAERPADGPTGIAHTRWATHGKPNETNAHPHLSGKVAIVHNGIIENFRELRDDLQVQGRVFESETDSEVIAQLIDLNMQAGMDPVDAFEAALAKLTGAFAIAAIFTDRDDLLIGARRGSPLVLGYGDGEMFLGSDAIALAPFTRDVTYLEEGDWVVLTPRSHDIRSADGTRVNRPRVTSAVNDALIERGEYDHFMLKEIHEQPESLARSILPYINQASQAIELGDVADKLFAEADRAVAIACGTAYYAAHTAKYWFEQKARLALETDIASEFRYRAPVLPQSGPALFVSQSGETADTLAALRYCRQNGTPAVAVVNVPESSIAREAAAIVPTHAGPEIGVASTKAFTAQLSVLAVLALNAAKARGHLLPGDEAAAVKSLLALPRKVTEALEAQDDIREIAKTLVHCRDVLFLGRGRYYPLAMEGALKLKEVSYIHAEGYAAGELKHGPIALIEKDLPVVVVAPKDELFEKTISNVEEIRARGARIILISDRAGIEAAGSRADHAICLPEGDDVSLPVLAAIPLQLLAYHVAVAKGTDVDQPRNLAKSVTVE, from the coding sequence ATGTGCGGAATCGTTGCCATCACCGGCACGGATACAGTCAGCGGACGCCTTGTCGATGGCCTGAAGCGTCTGGAGTATCGCGGTTATGACAGTGCTGGTGTTGCCGTATTGGCGGGCAATGCCATCGAGCGCCGCCGGGCAAGTGGCAAGATCGTCAATCTCGAAGCGCTGATGGCCGAGCGGCCCGCCGATGGCCCGACGGGCATTGCCCACACGCGCTGGGCGACGCATGGCAAGCCGAACGAGACCAATGCTCACCCTCACCTCTCCGGCAAGGTCGCCATTGTACACAATGGCATCATCGAGAATTTCCGGGAATTGCGCGACGATTTGCAGGTGCAGGGGCGCGTGTTCGAATCCGAAACCGACAGCGAAGTGATTGCGCAGCTGATCGACCTGAACATGCAGGCCGGCATGGACCCCGTGGACGCCTTCGAGGCCGCTCTGGCGAAATTGACCGGGGCATTTGCCATCGCCGCCATCTTTACCGACCGCGACGATTTGCTGATTGGTGCGCGGCGGGGCAGCCCGCTGGTGCTGGGCTATGGCGACGGGGAGATGTTTCTTGGCTCCGATGCCATCGCGCTGGCGCCGTTTACCCGTGACGTCACCTATCTGGAAGAGGGGGACTGGGTCGTCCTGACGCCGCGCAGCCATGACATACGCAGCGCCGATGGCACGCGGGTGAACCGTCCGCGTGTCACCTCAGCCGTCAACGACGCCCTGATCGAACGGGGCGAATATGATCACTTCATGCTGAAGGAAATCCACGAACAGCCGGAATCTCTGGCGCGTTCGATCCTTCCCTATATCAACCAGGCGAGCCAGGCGATCGAGCTGGGGGACGTCGCCGACAAGCTGTTTGCGGAAGCCGATCGCGCCGTGGCGATTGCATGCGGCACGGCCTATTATGCCGCCCACACCGCGAAATACTGGTTTGAGCAAAAAGCCCGGCTCGCGCTGGAGACCGACATTGCCTCGGAATTCCGCTATCGCGCACCTGTGCTGCCGCAATCCGGGCCTGCCCTGTTCGTCAGCCAGTCCGGCGAGACTGCCGACACGCTGGCCGCATTGCGCTATTGCCGCCAGAACGGCACGCCGGCAGTGGCCGTCGTGAACGTCCCTGAAAGTTCGATTGCCCGCGAAGCCGCTGCCATTGTCCCGACCCATGCCGGGCCGGAGATCGGGGTTGCATCCACCAAGGCCTTTACCGCGCAATTGTCCGTCCTGGCCGTTCTGGCCCTCAACGCGGCGAAGGCGCGGGGGCATCTTCTGCCGGGAGACGAGGCCGCCGCCGTGAAGAGCCTTCTGGCCCTGCCGCGCAAGGTGACCGAAGCGCTGGAGGCGCAGGACGATATCCGCGAGATCGCCAAGACCCTGGTGCACTGCCGGGATGTGCTGTTCCTCGGGCGGGGCCGCTACTATCCGCTGGCCATGGAAGGTGCCCTGAAGCTGAAGGAAGTGTCCTACATCCACGCAGAGGGGTATGCGGCCGGCGAGCTGAAGCACGGCCCGATCGCGTTGATCGAGAAGGACCTGCCAGTGGTGGTCGTGGCACCGAAGGATGAGCTGTTCGAGAAAACCATTTCCAATGTCGAGGAAATTCGCGCGCGCGGCGCCCGGATCATCCTGATCTCGGACCGCGCGGGAATCGAAGCGGCCGGAAGCCGCGCAGATCATGCCATCTGCCTCCCGGAAGGTGACGATGTGAGTCTACCCGTTCTGGCGGCGATTCCCCTGCAGTTGCTGGCCTATCACGTGGCCGTCGCGAAGGGGACCGATGTGGACCAGCCGCGCAACCTTGCCAAGTCGGTGACCGTCGAATAG
- the rfbC gene encoding dTDP-4-dehydrorhamnose 3,5-epimerase, whose amino-acid sequence MSFEFKPDAILPEVIHVRPRRFGDSRGWFAETFRADVFAAAGIEGPFVQDNHSCSAPAGTIRGLHFQAEPNAQGKLVRCVRGRMLDVAVDIRPQSPGFGRVMQVELDAASGAMVFIPRGFAHGFCTLEDGVEVVYKTDAYYAPEQDRGIAHDDPAIGIDWPYPPDTRTLSDKDRALPTLRELFPPVEAGVTRP is encoded by the coding sequence ATGTCGTTCGAATTCAAGCCAGACGCGATCCTGCCTGAAGTGATCCATGTGCGCCCCAGGCGCTTTGGCGATTCCCGTGGGTGGTTTGCGGAAACCTTCCGTGCCGATGTCTTCGCGGCGGCCGGTATCGAAGGGCCGTTCGTGCAGGACAATCATTCCTGTTCGGCGCCCGCCGGAACCATCCGTGGCCTGCATTTCCAGGCTGAGCCGAACGCGCAGGGCAAGCTGGTCCGCTGCGTGCGCGGGCGCATGCTGGATGTGGCGGTCGACATCCGGCCGCAATCGCCCGGGTTCGGCCGGGTGATGCAGGTCGAACTGGACGCCGCCAGCGGGGCCATGGTGTTCATCCCGCGTGGTTTTGCGCATGGTTTCTGCACGCTCGAGGACGGGGTGGAGGTCGTTTACAAGACCGATGCCTATTATGCGCCGGAACAGGATCGGGGAATCGCGCATGATGATCCGGCAATCGGGATCGACTGGCCATATCCGCCGGATACCCGGACCTTGTCGGACAAGGATCGGGCCCTGCCGACACTGCGGGAACTGTTTCCGCCGGTCGAAGCCGGAGTGACCCGGCCATGA
- the rfbB gene encoding dTDP-glucose 4,6-dehydratase gives MTWLVTGGAGFIGSALCHYLADVSDAPIIVVDKLTYAGNRASIEGLEATGRLRLVEADIVDQSRMTDLVAETRPAAIFHLAAETHVDRSIDGPADFVSTNLGGTGAMLEAARAYHGGLSGDQRDAFRFVHVSTDEVFGSLGEEGAFRETTPYAPSSPYSASKAGADHLARAWHHTYGLPVIVSNCSNNYGPRQFPEKLIPLMILKCLAGEPMPVYGSGLNVRDWLHAEDHARALLIMAQTGTPGETYCVGGGAERTNLQIVETICRLMDERFPEAAPHQRLITFVEDRPGHDYRYAIDAGKIHRELGWTPARDFETGLAETVDWYLANDSWWRPLQERVYRGQRLGRTA, from the coding sequence ATGACCTGGCTGGTGACCGGCGGGGCCGGTTTCATCGGGTCAGCGCTCTGCCACTATCTGGCAGACGTGAGTGATGCGCCGATCATCGTGGTCGACAAGCTGACCTATGCGGGCAATCGGGCCTCCATTGAGGGGCTAGAGGCCACGGGCAGGCTGCGACTGGTTGAAGCCGACATTGTGGATCAGTCGCGGATGACCGACCTGGTGGCAGAGACCCGGCCTGCGGCCATCTTCCATCTGGCCGCGGAAACGCATGTCGACCGGTCCATTGACGGGCCTGCGGATTTCGTCTCCACCAATCTCGGCGGGACGGGCGCCATGCTGGAAGCGGCGCGCGCCTATCATGGCGGGCTGAGTGGCGACCAGCGCGACGCGTTCCGGTTTGTGCATGTCTCGACGGATGAAGTGTTCGGATCGCTGGGCGAGGAGGGGGCCTTCCGGGAAACCACGCCCTACGCGCCATCGTCCCCCTATTCGGCCAGCAAGGCCGGCGCTGACCATCTGGCCCGTGCCTGGCATCATACCTATGGCTTGCCGGTGATCGTGTCCAATTGCTCGAACAATTACGGCCCGCGGCAATTCCCCGAAAAGCTCATCCCCCTGATGATCCTGAAATGCCTGGCGGGTGAGCCGATGCCTGTCTATGGCAGCGGCCTTAATGTACGCGATTGGCTGCACGCCGAAGACCATGCCAGGGCATTGCTGATAATGGCGCAGACGGGCACGCCGGGCGAGACGTATTGTGTCGGAGGAGGGGCCGAACGCACCAATCTGCAGATCGTGGAAACAATCTGCAGGCTGATGGATGAGCGGTTTCCGGAGGCGGCGCCGCACCAGCGTCTGATCACGTTCGTGGAAGACCGGCCGGGGCATGACTATCGCTATGCCATCGATGCCGGGAAGATCCATCGTGAACTTGGCTGGACCCCCGCGCGCGACTTCGAAACCGGCCTGGCGGAAACAGTGGACTGGTATCTGGCCAATGATTCCTGGTGGCGCCCCCTGCAGGAGCGCGTCTATCGCGGCCAGCGTCTGGGCAGGACGGCATGA
- the rfbD gene encoding dTDP-4-dehydrorhamnose reductase codes for MSEFLVIGRNGQLAQALAHVGGARVHCAGRDEADLLDPQSLAAALDRHGPNSVINAGAYTSVDGAESEPEACRALNVDGPEALARLCAEREIPLVHLSTDCVFDGDRDTPYRPQDATAPLGVYGRSKLDGERVVLAVAPRSLIVRVSWIFSQFGSNFVATMLRLARTRDEVSVVNDQYGCPTFAPALAAALLEIASAAARPDFEAWGVYHLAGAGETDRASMAERIFRESARHGGPVARVRGVATVDYPTPARRPLNARLDMSDTVRVFGTGLPDWTDGLEQTVRQLVTEQA; via the coding sequence ATGAGCGAGTTTCTGGTAATCGGGCGGAACGGCCAATTGGCCCAGGCGCTTGCCCATGTCGGCGGGGCCCGTGTGCATTGTGCCGGCCGCGATGAGGCTGACCTACTCGATCCGCAATCCCTTGCAGCCGCGCTGGACAGGCACGGGCCTAACAGCGTGATCAATGCAGGTGCGTACACATCCGTGGATGGCGCGGAGTCCGAACCGGAGGCTTGCCGCGCGCTCAATGTGGACGGCCCTGAGGCGCTGGCGCGGCTGTGTGCCGAGCGCGAAATTCCACTCGTACATCTGTCTACGGATTGTGTGTTTGATGGTGACCGGGATACGCCCTACCGTCCGCAGGATGCCACAGCGCCGCTGGGCGTTTATGGCCGCAGCAAGCTGGATGGGGAGCGCGTGGTCCTGGCTGTGGCGCCCCGATCCCTGATCGTGCGCGTGTCTTGGATCTTTTCGCAGTTCGGCAGCAATTTCGTCGCCACCATGTTGCGGTTGGCCCGGACACGCGACGAGGTGTCCGTCGTCAATGACCAGTATGGGTGCCCGACCTTCGCGCCGGCACTCGCCGCAGCCCTTCTGGAGATCGCGTCTGCTGCAGCGCGGCCGGATTTCGAGGCATGGGGCGTCTATCACCTCGCCGGCGCCGGAGAGACGGATCGTGCCAGCATGGCGGAGCGCATCTTCCGCGAGAGTGCCCGCCATGGCGGGCCGGTTGCCAGGGTGCGCGGCGTGGCGACCGTGGACTATCCGACGCCCGCCCGGCGGCCACTGAATGCCCGGCTCGACATGTCGGACACGGTGCGTGTATTCGGAACCGGATTGCCCGACTGGACGGACGGGCTGGAACAGACGGTCCGCCAACTGGTTACGGAGCAGGCATGA
- the rfbA gene encoding glucose-1-phosphate thymidylyltransferase RfbA translates to MKGIVLAGGKGSRLYPATRGVSKHLLLIYDKPLIHYPISTLMLAGIRDILVISTPEHAGAYERLLGDGSQWGISISYAQQDKANGLAEAFLIGKDFLDGQPCALALGDNIFYGAGLSGQLQELAGLTQGAAVFAYQVNDPQRFGIVELDGEGRPVSLEEKPSAPRSNWAVPGLYFYGPDVVEVAEQVTPSERGELEITCVNQAYFNRGELIVSRLPRGSTWLDAGTFDSMLEASHFVQTVEKRQGLKVACLEEVAWRRGLISDAQMRALADDYGNEYRDYLLTLLDAPA, encoded by the coding sequence ATGAAGGGAATTGTTCTGGCGGGCGGAAAGGGCAGTCGCCTCTACCCGGCCACCCGCGGCGTGTCCAAGCACTTGCTGCTGATCTATGACAAGCCACTGATCCACTACCCGATCTCCACCCTGATGCTGGCAGGTATTCGGGACATCCTGGTCATCTCCACGCCGGAACATGCCGGCGCCTATGAGCGCCTGCTGGGAGATGGCAGCCAGTGGGGCATTTCAATATCCTACGCCCAGCAGGACAAGGCCAACGGGCTGGCCGAAGCCTTCCTGATCGGCAAGGATTTCCTTGACGGGCAGCCCTGCGCCCTGGCGCTGGGGGACAACATCTTCTATGGCGCCGGCCTGTCGGGACAATTGCAGGAGCTGGCCGGCCTGACACAGGGCGCGGCGGTATTCGCCTACCAGGTCAATGATCCCCAGAGGTTCGGCATCGTGGAACTGGACGGGGAGGGACGCCCTGTATCGCTTGAGGAAAAGCCCAGTGCGCCGCGCAGCAATTGGGCAGTACCCGGCCTGTATTTCTATGGACCGGACGTGGTCGAGGTCGCCGAACAGGTGACCCCGTCGGAACGCGGCGAACTGGAAATCACCTGCGTGAACCAGGCCTATTTCAACCGCGGGGAACTGATTGTCAGCCGACTGCCACGCGGTTCGACCTGGCTTGACGCCGGCACCTTCGACAGCATGCTGGAAGCCTCCCATTTCGTGCAGACCGTGGAGAAGCGGCAAGGGCTGAAAGTGGCGTGTCTTGAAGAGGTCGCCTGGCGGCGCGGCCTGATCTCTGACGCGCAGATGCGGGCGCTGGCGGATGATTACGGGAACGAGTATCGTGACTATCTCCTGACCCTTCTGGACGCTCCGGCCTGA